One Candidatus Eisenbacteria bacterium genomic window carries:
- a CDS encoding amidase domain-containing protein — protein MKQSQARSRQLMRWMVVALVLAVCVPGVVGWVSAAAPDGSGDALHTTVVRYLDARYRALVTLDSSTGGASVSPTDQTAIAEAWNDVDVAIARELGCGWGEYSLKTEVVDVRVAGTTADVTIRADVDFHYASSPEVDSGVYNVIHRFRLVRTGDDWRIVSIDSDDEDFLRFKHEVMGKTGKGRSVREAADIARRERISDLRRLADQLRAVEIRQPTTLDEVGGFSALSIEPLAAASYSYSGSNGSSYAQRFAPASAPRWFYYVNGGNCTNFVSQCVWAAYGGYVSSSDTTSKNNITNKVRMVPNVWHGGTGGGMPNWESVTSFWTYATNSTKTRGPMATGYNNGAKYTGINPADVRVGNVLQVRNGSSGNYGHSVYVSVVRTDLQGPIWWDYIYVCQHTSDWKNRLASNLIASWGGSNCNMRRLVFRAGTFDK, from the coding sequence ATGAAGCAGAGCCAAGCGCGTTCCCGCCAGCTGATGCGATGGATGGTCGTAGCGCTCGTGTTGGCAGTGTGTGTGCCTGGAGTTGTCGGCTGGGTCAGCGCGGCCGCTCCTGACGGTTCAGGCGATGCCCTGCACACGACAGTAGTCCGCTACCTTGACGCTAGGTATCGGGCGCTCGTGACTCTGGACAGCTCTACAGGTGGAGCTAGCGTCAGTCCCACAGACCAAACCGCCATCGCTGAAGCCTGGAATGACGTCGATGTGGCGATTGCGCGAGAGCTAGGGTGCGGCTGGGGAGAATATTCGCTGAAGACTGAGGTTGTGGACGTGCGCGTTGCCGGAACCACAGCAGATGTGACGATACGGGCTGATGTTGACTTCCACTATGCATCTTCTCCAGAAGTGGATTCCGGCGTCTACAACGTGATTCACAGGTTCAGGCTGGTGCGCACGGGCGATGATTGGCGAATCGTATCCATCGATAGCGACGACGAGGATTTCTTGCGCTTTAAGCACGAGGTCATGGGTAAGACCGGCAAGGGCCGGTCGGTGCGAGAGGCAGCTGATATTGCCAGACGAGAGCGTATCTCAGATCTTCGTCGGCTGGCCGATCAGCTGCGGGCAGTGGAGATTCGGCAGCCGACTACGCTAGATGAGGTAGGTGGCTTCAGCGCTCTCTCCATTGAGCCATTGGCAGCTGCTTCTTACTCGTACAGCGGCAGCAACGGCAGCAGCTACGCGCAGAGGTTCGCGCCTGCCAGCGCCCCAAGATGGTTCTACTACGTCAACGGCGGCAACTGCACGAACTTCGTGTCGCAGTGCGTGTGGGCTGCTTACGGCGGATACGTCTCCTCGAGCGATACCACCAGCAAGAACAACATCACCAACAAGGTTCGGATGGTGCCGAACGTCTGGCATGGCGGCACTGGCGGTGGAATGCCGAACTGGGAGTCCGTAACGAGTTTCTGGACATACGCCACCAACTCGACCAAGACACGCGGGCCCATGGCGACGGGCTACAACAACGGAGCCAAGTACACCGGAATCAACCCGGCGGATGTGCGCGTCGGCAACGTGCTGCAGGTCCGCAATGGCAGTAGCGGCAACTACGGCCACTCCGTCTACGTTTCGGTCGTCCGCACCGATCTCCAGGGCCCTATCTGGTGGGACTACATCTATGTCTGTCAGCATACGTCTGACTGGAAGAACCGTCTCGCGAGCAATCTCATCGCGAGTTGGGGAGGGTCCAACTGCAACATGCGCAGGCTGGTCTTCAGAGCTGGAACCTTCGACAAGTAG